Proteins encoded together in one Myotis daubentonii chromosome 17, mMyoDau2.1, whole genome shotgun sequence window:
- the PLEC gene encoding plectin isoform X20: MSGEDLEVRTAAEDGSSNGGSGSPSPGDTLPWNLGKTQRSRRSGGGSAGNGSVLDPAERAVIRIADERDRVQKKTFTKWVNKHLIKAQRHISDLYEDLRDGHNLISLLEVLSGDSLPREKGRMRFHKLQNVQIALDYLRHRQVKLVNIRNDDIADGNPKLTLGLIWTIILHFQISDIQVSGQSEDMTAKEKLLLWSQRMVEGYQGLRCDNFTTSWRDGRLFNAIIHRHKPMLIDMNRVYGQTNLENLDQAFAVAERDLGVTRLLDPEDVDVPQPDEKSIITYVSSLYDAMPRVPDAQDGVKANELQLRWQEYRQLVLLLLQWVRHHTAVFEERKFPSSFEEIEILWCQFLKFKETELPAKEADKTRSKGIYQSLEGAVQAGQLKVPPGYHPLDVEKEWGKLHVAILEREKLLRSEFERLECLQRIVSKLQMEAGLCEEQLNQADALLQSDVRLLAAGKVPQRAGEVERDLDKADNMIRLLFNDVQALKDGRHPQGEQMYRRVYRLHERLVAIRTEYNLRLKAGVAAPVTQVTQVTLQTTQRRPELEDSTLRYLHDLLAWVEDNQRRVDGAEWGVDLPSVEAQLGSHRGLHQSIEEFRAKIERARSDEGQLSPAIRGTYRECLGRLDLQFAKLLNSSKARLRSLESLHGFVAAATKELMWLSEKEEEEVGFDWSERNANMAAKKESYSALMRELELKEKKIKEIQTTGDRLLREDHPARPTVESFQAALQTQWSWMLQLCCCVEAHLKENTAYFQFFSDVREAEEQLRKLQETLRRKYTCDRSITVTRLEDLLQDAQDEKDQLTEYRGHLSGLAKRAKAIVQLKPRNPAHPVRGRVPLLAVCDYKQVEVTVHKGDECQLVGPVQPSHWKVVSSSGSEAAVPSVCFLVPPPNPEAQEAVARLEAQHQALVTLWHQLHVDMKSLLAWQSLSRDLQLIRSWSLVTFRTLKPEEQRQALRNLELHYQAFLRDSQDAGNFGPEDRLQAEREYSSCSRHYQQLLQSLEQGEQEESRCQRCISELKDIRLQLEACETRTVHRLRLPLDKEPARECAQRIAEQQKAQAEVEGLGKGVARLSEEAEKVLALPEPSPAAPTLRSELELTLVKLEQVRSLSAIYLEKLKTISLVIRSTQGAEEVLRGHEEQLKEAQAVPSTLPELEATKAALKKLRAQAEAQQPVFDALRDELRGAQEVGERLQQRHGERDVEVERWRERVAQLLERWQAVLAQNDLRQRELEQLGRQLRYYRESADPLGAWLQDAKQRQEQIQALPLANSRAVREQLRQEKALLEEVERHGEKVEECQRFAKQYINAIKDYELQLITYKAQLEPVASPAKKPKVQSGSESVIQEYVDLRTRYSELTMLTSQYIKFLSETLRRMEEEEMQTVQQEQLLQETQALQQTYLSEKDSLLQREHLIEQEKAELERLFRDEVAKAETLREEQQRQQQQMEQEKQQLVASMEEARRRQREAEEGVRRKQEELQRLEQQRQAQEKLLAEENRKLRERLQRLEEEHRAALAHSQEMVASQAAAAKTLPNGREAPDGPAAEAEPEFAFDGLRRKVPAQRLQDVGILRPEELQRLAQGRTTVAELAQREDVRRYLQGRSSIAGLLLEPAREKLSVYAALQRQLLSPGTALILLEAQAASGFLLDPVRNRRLTVNEAVKEGLVGPELHHKLLSAERAVTGYKDPYTGEQISLFQAMKKDLIVRDHGIRLLEAQIATGGIIDPVHSHRVPVEVAYQRGYFDEEMNRVLADPSDDTKGFFDPNTHENLTYLQLLERCVEDPETGLRLLPLTDQAAKGGELVYTDSEARDVFKKATISAPFGSFQGRTVTIWEIINSEYFTAEQRRDLLRQFRTGKVTVEKIIKIIITVVEEHEQKGQLCFEGLRALVPAAELLESRVINRDLFRQLQQGERSVREVAELDAVRQALRGSDVIAGVWLEEAGQKMSLYEALKRDLLQPEAAVALLEAQAGTGHIIDPATSARLTVDEAVRASLVGPELHEKLLSAEKAVTGYKDPYSGQSVSLFQALKKGLIPREQGLRLLDAQLSTGGIVDPSKSHRVPLDVAYTRGFLDKDTRKTLKGSRDEAKTYVDPRTREPATYGQLQQQCRPDPLTGLSLLPLSEEAARARRDELYSEPQAREAFEKATVEVPAGSLQGRTVTVWELIHSEYFTEEQRRELLQQYRTGRVTVDKILKIVVTIVEEVETVRRERLSFSGLRAPVPASELLASGVLSQAQFEQLRDGRTSVRDLSEVDSVRTLLQGSGCLAGVYLEGSKEKVTIYEAMRRGLLRPSTATLLLEAQAATGFLVDPVRNQRLYVHEAVKAGVVGPELHEKLLSAEKAVTGYKDPYSGSTISLFQAMKKGLVLREHGIRLLEAQIATGGIIDPVHSHRLPVEVAYQRGYFDEEMNRVLADPSDDTKGFFDPNTHENLTYLQLLERCVRDPETGLRLLPLKGAEKVEVVETTQVYTEEETRKAFEETQIEIPGGGGGGGAGGSTMSLWEVMQSDLIPEEQRTQLMADFQAGRVTKERMIIIIIEIIEKTEIIRQQNLASYDYVRRRLTAEDLYEARIISREACRLLREGTKSLREVLEAESAWRFLYGTGCVAGVYLPGSQQTLTVYQALKKGLLSAEAARLLLEAQAATGFLLDPLKGERLTVDEAVRKGLVGPELHDRLLSAERAVTGYRDPYTEQLISLFQAMKKDLIPAEEALRLLDAQLATGGVVDPRLGFHLPLEVAYQRGYLNKDTHDRLSEPSEVRAYLDPSTDERLSYTQLLRRCRRDDSSGQLLLPLSDARKLTFQGLRKQITVEELVRSRVMDEATARRLQDGLASVEEVTKTLQKFLEGTSCIAGVLVDATKERLSVYQAMKKGIIRPGTAFELLEAQAATGYVIDPIKGLKLTVEEAVRMGIVGPEFKDKLLAAERAVTGYRDPYTGKLISLFQAMKKGLILKDHGIRLLEAQIATGGIIDPEESHRLPVEVAYQRGLFDEEMNEILADPSDDTKGFFDPNTEENLTYLQLMERCVPDPQTGLRLLPLKEKKRERKTSSKSSVRKRRVVIVDPETGKEMSVNEAYRKGLIDHQTYLELSEQECEWEEITISSSDGVVKSVIIDRRSGRQYDIDEAIAKNLIDRSVLDQYRAGTLSITEFADMLSGNAGGFRSRSSSVGSSSSYPISPAASRTQLASWSDPTEETGPVAGILDTETLEKVSITEAMHRNLVDNITGQRLLEAQACTGGIIDPGTGERFPVADAVGKGLVDKVMVDRINLAQKAFHGFEDPRTKTKMSAAQALKKGWLYYEAGQRFLEVQYLTGGLIEPDAPGRVPLDEALQRGTVDARTAQKLRDVGAHSKYLTCPKTKLKISYKDALDRSMVEEGTGLRLLEAAAQSSKGYYSPYSVSGSGSTAGSRAGSRTGSRAGSRRGSFDATGSGFSMTFSSSSYSSSGYGRRYASGPATSLGGPESATA; this comes from the exons ATGAGCGGGACCGTGTGCAGAAGAAAACCTTCACCAAGTGGGTTAACAAGCACCTCATCAAG GCCCAGAGGCACATCAGCGACCTGTATGAGGACCTTCGCGATGGCCACAACCTCATCTCCCTGCTGGAGGTGCTCTCGGGGGACAGCCTG CCCCGAGAAAAGGGGAGGATGCGCTTCCACAAGCTGCAGAACGTGCAGATCGCCCTGGACTACCTGCGGCACCGCCAG GTGAAGTTGGTGAACATCAGGAACGATGACATTGCCGACGGCAACCCCAAGCTGACCCTCGGCCTGATCTGGACCATCATCCTGCACTTCCAG ATCTCGGACATCCAGGTGAGCGGGCAGTCGGAGGACATGACGGCCAAGGAGAAGCTGCTGCTGTGGTCCCAGCGGATGGTGGAGGGCTACCAGGGCCTGCGCTGCGACAACTTCACCACCAGCTGGCGCGACGGCCGCCTCTTCAATGCCATCATCCACCGGCACAA GCCCATGCTCATCGACATGAACCGGGTGTACGGTCAGAccaacctggagaacctggaccaGGCCTTCGCGGTGGCCGAGCGGGACCTGGGAGTGACCCGGCTCCTGGACCCCGAGG ACGTGGACGTCCCTCAGCCCGACGAGAAGTCCATCATCACCTACGTCTCGTCCCTGTACGACGCCATGCCCCGGGTGCCGGACGCGCAGGATGGGGTGAAGGCCAAC GAGCTGCAGCTGCGCTGGCAGGAGTACCGGcagctggtgctgctgctgctgcagtggGTCCGGCACCACACGGCCGTCTTCGAGGAGCGCAAGTTCCCCTCCAGCTTCGAGGAGATCGAG ATCCTGTGGTGCCAGTTCCTGAAGTTCAAGGAGACAGAGCTCCCGGCCAAGGAGGCTGACAAGACGCGGTCCAAGGGCATCTATCAGTCGCTCGAG GGGGCAGTGCAAGCTGGCCAGCTCAAGGTGCCGCCTGGCTACCACCCGCTGGACGTGGAAAAGGAGTGGGGCAAGCTGCACGTGGCCATCCTGGAGCGGGAGAAGCTGCTCCGCAGCGAGTTTGAGAG GCTGGAGTGCCTTCAGCGCATCGTCAGCAAACTGCAGATGGAGGCCGGGCTGTGCGAGGAGCAGCTGAACCAGGCCGACGCCCTGCTGCAGTCG GACGTTCGGCTGCTGGCCGCGGGCAAGGTGCCCCAGCGGGCGGGCGAGGTGGAGCGGGACCTGGACAAGGCAGACAACATGATCCGGCTGCTCTTCAACGACGTGCAGGCCCTGAAGGACGGGCGGCACCCGCAGGGCGAGCAGATGTACCGCAG ggtgTACCGCCTGCACGAGCGCCTGGTGGCCATCCGCACCGAGTACAACCTCCGGCTGAAGGCGGGCGTGGCCGCGCCCGTGACCCAGGTGACGCAGGTGACCCTGCAGACCACCCAGCGGCGCCCCGAGCTCGAGGACTCCACGTTGCGCTACCTGCACGACCTGCTGGCCTGGGTGGAGGACAACCAGCGCCGCGTGGACGGCGCCGAGTGGGGCGTGGACCTGCCCAGCGTGGAGgcgcagctgggcagccaccgcGGCCTGCACCAGTCCATCGAGGAGTTCCGGGCCAAGATCGAGCGGGCGCGGAGCGACGAG GGTCAGCTCTCCCCGGCCATCCGGGGCACCTACCGGGAGTGCCTGGGCCGGCTGGACCTGCAGTTCGCCAAGCTGCTG AACTCCTCCAAGGCCCGGCTGCGGTCCCTGGAGAGCCTGCATGGGTTTGTGGCGGCCGCCACCAAGGAGCTGATGTGGCTGAgcgagaaggaggaggaggaggtgggcttCGACTGGAGCGAGCGCAACGCCAACATGGCCGCCAAGAAGGAGAGCTACTCG GCCCTGATGCGTGAGCTGGAGCTGAAGGAAAAGAAGATCAAGGAGATCCAGACCACGGGGGACCGGCTGCTGCGCGAGGACCACCCTGCTCggcccacagtggag TCCTTCCAGGCGGCCCTGCAGACCCAGTGGAGCTGGATGCTACAGCTGTGCTGCTGCGTGGAGGCGCACCTGAAGGAGAACACCGCCTACTTCCAG TTTTTCTCAGACGTGCGGGAGGCCGAGGAGCAGCTGCGGAAGCTGCAGGAGACGCTGCGCAGGAAGTACACCTGCGACCGCTCCATCACCGTCACGCGCCTCGAGGACCTGCTGCAGGATGCCCAG gacgaGAAGGACCAGCTGACCGAGTACAGGGGGCACCTGTCAGGCCTTGCCAAGCGCGCCAAGGCCATCGTGCAGCTGAAGCCCCGCAACCCGGCCCATCCCGTGCGGGGCCGCGTGCCGCTGCTGGCCGTGTGCGACTACaagcaggtggag GTGACCGTGCACAAGGGTGACGAGTGCCAGCTGGTGGGCCCCGTGCAGCCGTCCCACTGGAAGGTGGTCAGCAGCTCTGGCTCCGAGGCCGCCGTGCCCTCCGTGTGCTTCCTCGTGCCCCCACCCAACCCGGAGGCCCAGGAGGCCGTGGCCAG GCTGGAGGCCCAGCACCAGGCGCTGGTCACGCTGTGGCACCAGCTGCACGTGGACATGAAGAGCCTCCTGGCGTGGCAGAGCCTCAGCCGGGACCTGCAGCTCATCCGCTCCTGGTCCCTGGTCACG tTCCGCACGCTGAAGCCGGAAGAGCAGCGCCAGGCCCTGCGCAACCTGGAGCTGCACTACCAGGCCTTCCTGCGGGACAGCCAGGACGCCGGCAACTTCGGGCCCGAGGACCGGCTGCAGGCTGAGCGCGAGTACAGCTCCTGCAGCCGCCACTACCAGCAGCTGCTGCAGAGCCTGGAGCAGG GTGAGCAAGAGGAGTCCCGCTGCCAGCGCTGCATCTCCGAGCTCAAGGACATCCGGCTGCAGCTGGAGGCCTGCGAGACGCGCACCGTGCACCGCCTGCGGCTGCCGCTGGACAAGGAGCCGGCGCGGGAGTGTGCCCAGCGCATCGCCGAGCAGCAG AAAGCACAGGCGGAGGTGGAAGGGCTGGGCAAGGGGGTTGCCCGGCTCTCGGAGGAGGCGGAGAAGGTCCTGGCCCTGCCTGAGCCCTCCCCGGCCGCCCCCACACTGcgctcggagctggagctgaccCTGGTCAAGCTGGAGCAGGTCCGCAGCCTCTCGGCCATTTACCTGGAGAA GCTCAAGACTATCAGCCTGGTGATCCGCAGCACACAGGGCGCCGAGGAGGTGCTCCGGGGCCACGAGGAGCAGCTCAAGGAGGCCCAGGCCGTGCCCTCCACCCTCCCCGAGCTCGAGGCCACCAAGGCCGCGCTCAAG AAGCTGCGGGCCCAGGCGGAGGCGCAGCAGCCCGTGTTCGACGCCCTGCGGGACGAACTGCGGGGGGCGCAGGAGGTGGGGGAGCGGCTGCAGCAGCGGCACGGGGAGCGGGACGTGGAGGTGGAGCGCTGGCGCGAGCGGGTGGCCCAGCTGCTGGAGCGCTGGCAGGCTGTGCTGGCCCAGAATGACCTGCGGCAgcgggagctggagcagctgggccGGCAGCTGCGGTACTACCGGGAGAGCGCCGACCCGCTGGGCGCCTGGCTGCAGGACGCCAAGCAGCGGCAGGAGCAGATCCAGGCCTTGCCGCTGGCCAACAGCCGGGCCGTGCGGGAGCAGCTGCGGCAGGAGAAG GCGCTGTTGGAGGAAGTTGAGCGCCACGGAGAGAAGGTGGAGGAGTGCCAGCGGTTTGCCAAGCAGTACATCAACGCCATCAAG GACTATGAGCTCCAGCTGATCACGTACAAGGCGCAGCTGGAGCCGGTGGCCTCTCCGGCCAAGAAGCCGAAGGTCCAGTCAGGGTCTGAGAGCGTCATCCAGGAG tacGTGGACCTTCGCACACGCTACAGCGAGCTGACCATGCTGACGAGCCAGTACATCAAGTTCCTCAGCGAGACGCTGCGGcgcatggaggaggaggag ATGCAGACggtgcagcaggagcagctgctgcagGAGACCCAGGCCCTGCAGCAGACCTACCTCTCGGAGAAGGACAGCCTGCTGCAGCGGGAGCACCTCATCGAGCAGGAGAAGGCCGAGCTGGAGCGGCTGTTCCGGGACGAGGTGGCCAAGGCGGAGACGCTGCGGgaggagcagcagcggcagcagcagcagatggagcaggagaagcagcagcTGGTGGCCAGCATGGAGGAGGCCCGGCGGCGGCAGCGCGAGGCCGAGGAGGGCGTGCGGCgcaagcaggaggagctgcagcgcctggagcagcagcggcaggcgcaGGAGAAGCTGCTGGCCGAGGAGAACCGGAAGCTGCGGGAGCGGCTGCAGCGGCTGGAGGAGGAGCACCGGGCCGCGCTGGCCCACTCCCAGGAGATGGTGGCCTCGCAGGCCGCGGCCGCCAAGACCCTGCCCAACGGCCGGGAGGCGCCCGACGGCCCGGCCGCGGAGGCGGAGCCCGAGTTCGCCTTTGACGGGCTGCGGCGGAAGGTGCCGGCCCAGCGGCTGCAGGACGTGGGCATCCTGCGCCCCGAGGAGCTGCAGCGGCTGGCGCAGGGCCGCACCACGGTGGCCGAGCTGGCCCAGCGGGAGGACGTGCGCCGCTACCTGCAGGGCCGCAGCAGCATTGCCGGCCTGCTGCTGGAGCCCGCCCGCGAGAAGCTGAGCGTGTACGCGGCCCTGCAGAGGCAGCTGCTGAGCCCGGGCACCGCCCTCATCCTGCTGGAGGCCCAGGCGGCCTCGGGCTTCCTCCTCGACCCCGTGCGCAACCGGCGGCTGACGGTCAACGAGGCCGTGAAGGAGGGCCTGGTGGGCCCCGAGCTGCACCACAAGCTGCTGTCGGCCGAGCGGGCGGTCACCGGCTACAAGGACCCCTACACCGGGGAGCAGATCTCCCTCTTCCAGGCCATGAAGAAAGACCTGATCGTCCGGGACCACGGCATCCGCCTGCTGGAGGCCCAGATCGCCACGGGCGGCATCATCGACCCCGTGCACAGCCACCGCGTGCCCGTGGAGGTGGCCTACCAGCGCGGCTACTTCGACGAGGAGATGAACCGCGTCCTGGCCGACCCCAGCGACGACACCAAGGGCTTCTTTGACCCCAACACGCACGAGAACCTCACCTACCTGCAGCTGCTGGAGCGCTGCGTGGAGGACCCCGAGACCGGCCTGCGCCTGCTGCCGCTCACCGATCAGGCTGCCAAGGGCGGCGAGCTGGTCTACACCGACTCGGAGGCCCGGGACGTGTTCAAGAAAGCCACCATCTCGGCCCCGTTCGGCAGCTTCCAGGGCCGGACGGTCACCATCTGGGAGATCATCAACTCCGAGTACTTCACGGCCGAGCAGCGGCGGGACCTGCTCCGCCAGTTCCGCACGGGCAAGGTCACCGTGGAGAAGATCATCAAGATCATCATCACCGTGGTCGAGGAGCACGAGCAGAAGGGACAGCTGTGCTTCGAGGGCCTGCGCGCCCTGGTCCCCGCCGCCGAGCTGCTGGAGAGCAGGGTCATCAACCGCGACCTCTTCCGCCAGCTGCAGCAGGGCGAGCGCTCGGTGCGCGAGGTCGCGGAGCTGGACGCCGTGCGGCAGGCCCTGCGGGGCAGCGACGTCATCGCGGGCGTGTGGCTGGAAGAGGCGGGGCAGAAGATGAGCCTCTACGAGGCCCTGAAGAGAGACCTGCTGCAGCCGGAGGCGGCCGTGGCCCTGCTGGAGGCGCAGGCCGGCACCGGGCACATCATCGACCCCGCCACCAGCGCCCGGCTGACCGTGGACGAGGCCGTGCGCGCCAGCCTGGTGGGGCCCGAGCTGCACGAGAAGCTGCTGTCAGCCGAGAAGGCCGTGACGGGCTACAAGGACCCGTACTCGGGGCAGAGCGTCTCCCTGTTCCAGGCCCTGAAGAAGGGCCTcatccccagggagcagggcctcCGTCTGCTGGACGCCCAGCTGTCCACGGGCGGCATCGTGGACCCCAGCAAGAGCCACCGCGTGCCCCTGGACGTGGCCTACACCCGGGGCTTCCTGGACAAGGACACCCGCAAAACCCTGAAAGGGTCCAGGGACGAGGCCAAGACCTACGTCGACCCCCGGACGCGGGAGCCGGCCACCTACGGCCAGCTGCAGCAGCAGTGCCGGCCCGACCCGCTGACAGGGCTGAGCCTGCTGCCGCTCTCGGAGGAGGCCGCCCGGGCCCGGCGGGACGAGCTCTACTCCGAGCCCCAGGCCCGCGAGGCCTTCGAGAAGGCCACGGTCGAGGTCCCCGCGGGCAGCCTCCAGGGCCGGACGGTGACGGTCTGGGAGCTCATCCACTCCGAGTACTTCACGGAGGAGCAGCGGCGGGAGCTGCTGCAGCAGTACCGCACGGGCAGGGTCACCGTGGACAAGATCCTCAAGATCGTCGTCACCATCGTGGAGGAGGTGGAGACCGTGCGGCGGGAGCGGCTCTCCTTCAGCGGCCTCCGCGCCCCGGTGCCGGCCAGCGAGCTCCTGGCCTCCGGGGTGCTCAGCCAGGCCCAGTTTGAGCAGCTCCGGGACGGCAGGACGTCGGTCAGGGACCTGTCGGAGGTGGACTCGGTGCGGACGCTCCTCCAGGGGAGCGGCTGCCTCGCCGGCGTCTACCTGGAGGGCTCCAAGGAGAAGGTGACCATCTACGAGGCCATGCGGCGCGGCCTGCTCAGGCCCAGCACGGCCACGCTCCTGCTCGAGGCCCAGGCGGCCACCGGCTTCCTGGTGGACCCCGTGCGGAACCAGCGGCTGTACGTGCACGAGGCCGTGAAGGCGGGCGTCGTGGGCCCCGAGCTGCACGAGAAGCTGCTGTCTGCCGAGAAGGCCGTGACGGGCTACAAGGACCCCTACTCGGGCAGCACCATCTCCCTCTTCCAGGCCATGAAGAAGGGCCTGGTCCTCCGGGAGCACGGCATCCGCCTGCTGGAGGCCCAGATCGCCACGGGCGGCATCATCGACCCCGTGCACAGCCACCGGCTGCCCGTGGAGGTGGCCTACCAGCGCGGCTACTTCGACGAGGAGATGAACCGCGTCCTGGCCGACCCCAGCGACGACACCAAGGGCTTCTTCGACCCCAACACGCACGAGAACCTCACCTACCTGCAGCTGCTGGAGCGCTGCGTGCGCGACCCCGAGACCGGCCTGCGCCTGCTGCCGCTGAAGGGGGCGGagaaggtggaggtggtggagacCACACAGGTGTACACGGAGGAGGAGACCCGGAAGGCCTTCGAGGAGACGCAGATTGAAatcccgggcggcggcggcggcggcggcgccggtGGCTCCACCATGTCGCTGTGGGAGGTGATGCAGTCGGACCTGATCCCCGAGGAGCAGCGGACCCAGCTGATGGCCGACTTCCAGGCCGGCCGGGTGACCAAGGAGCgcatgatcatcatcatcatcgagATCATCGAGAAGACGGAGATCATCCGCCAGCAGAACCTGGCCTCCTACGACTACGTGCGCCGCCGGCTCACGGCCGAGGACCTGTACGAGGCGCGCATCATCTCCCGCGAGGCCTGCCGCCTGCTCCGGGAAGGCACCAAGAGCCTGCGCGAGGTGCTCGAGGCCGAGTCCGCCTGGCGCTTCCTCTACGGCACAGGCTGCGTGGCCGGCGTGTACCTGCCCGGCTCCCAGCAGACGCTGACCGTCTACCAGGCCCTCAAGAAGGGGCTGCTGAGCGCCGAGGCGGCCCGCCTGCTGCTGGAGGCCCAGGCGGCCACGGGCTTCCTGCTGGACCCCCTGAAGGGCGAGCGGCTGACGGTGGACGAGGCCGTGCGGAAGGGGCTGGTGGGGCCCGAGCTGCACGACCGGCTGCTGTCGGCCGAGCGGGCCGTGACCGGCTACCGTGACCCCTACACGGAGCAGCTCATCTCGCTCTTCCAGGCCATGAAGAAGGACCTGATCCCGGCCGAGGAGGCCCTGCGGCTGCTGGACGCCCAGCTGGCGACGGGCGGCGTCGTGGACCCGCGGCTCGGCTTCCACCTGCCGCTGGAGGTGGCCTACCAGCGCGGCTACCTCAACAAGGACACGCACGACCGGCTGTCGGAGCCCAGCGAGGTACGCGCCTACCTGGACCCCTCCACGGACGAGCGCCTCAGCTACACGCAGCTGCTCCGGCGCTGCCGCCGCGACGACAGCAGCGGCCAGCTGCTCCTGCCGCTCTCGGACGCCCGCAAGCTGACCTTCCAAGGGCTGCGCAAGCAGATCACCGTGGAGGAGCTGGTGCGCTCGCGGGTCATGGACGAGGCCACGGCGCGGCGGCTGCAGGACGGCCTGGCCTCCGTGGAGGAGGTCACCAAGACCCTGCAGAAGTTCCTCGAGGGCACCAGCTGCATCGCCGGCGTGCTGGTCGACGCCACCAAGGAGCGCCTGTCGGTGTACCAGGCCATGAAGAAGGGCATCATCCGCCCGGGCACGGCCTTCGAGCTCCTGGAGGCGCAGGCGGCCACCGGCTACGTCATCGACCCCATCAAGGGGCTCAAGCTGACCGTGGAGGAGGCCGTGCGCATGGGCATCGTGGGCCCCGAGTTCAAGGACAAGCTGCTGGCGGCCGAGCGGGCGGTCACCGGCTACAGGGACCCCTACACCGGGAAGCTCATCTCCCTCTTCCAGGCCATGAAGAAGGGCCTCATCCTGAAGGACCACGGCATCCGCCTGCTGGAGGCCCAGATCGCCACGGGCGGCATCATCGACCCCGAGGAGAGCCACCGGCTGCCCGTGGAGGTGGCCTACCAGCGCGGCCTCTTCGACGAGGAGATGAACGAGATCCTGGCCGACCCCTCGGACGACACCAAGGGCTTCTTCGACCCCAACACGGAGGAGAACCTCACGTACCTGCAGCTGATGGAGCGCTGCGTGCCCGACCCGCAGACCGGCCTGCGCCTGCTGCCGCTGAAGGAGAAGAAGCGGGAGCGGAAGACGTCCTCCAAGTCCTCGGTGCGGAAGCGCCGCGTGGTCATCGTGGACCCCGAGACGGGCAAGGAGATGTCGGTGAACGAGGCCTACCGCAAGGGCCTCATCGACCACCAGACGTACCTGGAGCTGTCGGAGCAGGAGTGCGAGTGGGAGGAGATCACCATCTCCTCCTCGGACGGCGTGGTCAAGTCCGTGATCATCGACCGCCGCTCCGGCCGCCAGTACGACATCGACGAGGCCATCGCCAAGAACCTCATCGACCGCTCCGTGCTGGACCAGTACCGCGCCGGCACGCTCTCCATCACCGAGTTCGCCGACATGCTCTCGGGCAACGCCGGCGGCTTCCGCTCCCGCTCGTCCTCCGTGgggtcctcctcctcctaccCCATCAGCCCGGCCGCCTCCAGGACCCAGCTGGCCTCCTGGTCCGACCCCACCGAGGAGACGGGCCCCGTGGCCGGCATCCTGGACACGGAGACGCTGGAGAAGGTGTCCATCACGGAGGCCATGCACCGCAACCTGGTGGACAACATCACGGGGCAGCGGCTGCTCGAGGCGCAGGCCTGCACCGGCGGCATCATCGACCCCGGCACCGGCGAGCGCTTCCCCGTCGCCGACGCCGTCGGCAAGGGCCTGGTGGACAAGGTCATGGTGGACCGCATCAACCTGGCCCAGAAGGCCTTCCACGGCTTCGAGGACCCGCGCACCAAGACCAAGATGTCGGCCGCCCAGGCCCTGAAGAAGGGCTGGCTGTACTACGAGGCCGGCCAGCGCTTCCTGGAGGTGCAGTACCTGACGGGCGGCCTGATCGAGCCCGACGCGCCCGGCCGCGTGCCCCTGGACGAGGCGCTGCAGCGCGGCACCGTGGACGCCCGCACGGCCCAGAAACTGCGGGACGTGGGCGCCCACTCCAAGTACCTCACCTGCCCCAAGACGAAGCTCAAGATCTCCTACAAGGACGCGCTGGACCGCAGCATGGTGGAGGAGGGCACGGGGCTGCGGCTGCTGGAGGCGGCCGCCCAGTCCAGCAAGGGCTACTACAGCCCCTACAGCGTCAGCGGCTCCGGCTCCACCGCCGGCTCCCGCGCCGGCTCCCGCACCGGCTCCCGCGCCGGCTCCCGCCGGGGCAGCTTCGACGCCACCGGCTCCGGCTTCTCCAtgaccttctcctcctcctcctactcctcctccGGCTATGGCCGCCGCTACGCCTCAGGGCCCGCCACCTCCCTGGGGGGCCCCGAGTCCGCCACGGCCTGa